The Dreissena polymorpha isolate Duluth1 chromosome 4, UMN_Dpol_1.0, whole genome shotgun sequence region CAGCACACCAGAACGACAAAGTAGGAGCGTCAATACAATAGGATTGTATTCACCAAAACGACAAAATAGGAGCGCCAATACGATAGGATTGTATTCACCagaacgacaatatatatatcaGTCGTTCTTGTGCTCATGTGTTTTTGTTGGCGCCTCTGATTTGTCGTATTCTCTCGTTTTAAAAATATGCCAATTTTAACAAGGCATTGCAAGTTATGACAAAATGCCAAGTCAAAGTATTGTTACTAAGTACAGAAAAAAACATCACTCAAAATTACACACATGTTTATTGGTATTCATTAATTGCGTGGGTTAGCTGAAACGTTAAACATCAAAATGTCCACGGTAATTATATCGctaacattttgataaaaaatacttctttagttattcaataaatacacaatatgtgaTAATGCAATGTTAGGTATCTAATTTTATGGCCGTGTACGAGCTTATTATGATGCAATCAATTAATATCAATTTCCGGCATAGAGTCACACTTCTATCAGGTTGTAATAACTCCCATGATTTGTTGGGTAAgatatggaaaaaaaatcacaattaatACGAAATACCGATTCTTATAGTAAACACATTATTAAGTCTACGAAGGAAATAACTATCTCAACAGTAAATGCGCAGAAgtgaattaatattttttcaagacATGTCTAAGACAATGCACAAAAAGAACTCGTTTACTGTACCTGTCGACATATGTGATGTGTCTTCATACATTTTGGTCACCAATTCCCATTCCAGAATGTAGAGGTACAGTGCTGTACCCGATGTGATTAACAATTTGTCGTCGTGATGGAAAATTCCTGTACAGATATGCTCAAACTTAAGGGTTTTATCCCAAACAAGCTGACCCCTTTTCACTCTAATAACGTGCACGTGGTGATTATTCACTGTAACGGCCACCAAATCGGAGTCAATTCTGCTCATGAACCATGGGTTATCAGGAAGTTCGGAATAGGAAATCACTTTGTAGTTAGAATCCAAAAGTTTTACCGCCCTGTTATTCCAGTCGATGATCATGAATTCTCCTGTACCCATCTCACATATACCTGTTATACAACATTTTTCTTTGTCTTTCTTAAATTTAACTTCATGTGTTTCTTTTCTGTTTACACTGAGGTGATTGTTTGGATTCATGAACTTCCCTAGATATGAAAAGGTTAATGTTTGCCCAATTAATGGATCGGGACTGAATGTAATTGTAGGCACACTGTTTACTGCCATCACATTGGAAAGCAAATATTGTGTTTCGTATGACTGCTCTATGTAATTCCTGTACCAAAATAATGAAGTGGTTTCACTACTTTTCTCAATGTCCGGGGTTGTAtcgtttattttttgcatttttgcaaGAACAGAATTGCATTTATCAATTTCAGCCTTTTGGGATGACTTCAGGGTTGCAAGTAATGTGTCCAGCTCTTTAACAGTGTTTCTTTCTATCGTATCTAAAGTCTCGTTCAAGGTTTTTCGTAAATCTTTTATTTCTTTCCGAACGTCTTGATAGACTGTCTGTAGCCGCTCAACGTTACCTTCCAAATCTCGCTTTTTCTGAATAAGTGCCAACGCTTCTCTTCCCAAAACGGTGTGTTTCCTATAAAGTTTATTATGGAGCTCTACACATTTGTGGCAGTAACTTTTCTGACACTCCTTGCAATAGAATAAAGCCGCTTGGTTCAACCCCTCCTCCTCACATGCCAAACAACATATGTCGTATTCTGAAGTCGAACCGTTGTCAATGTGTGAATGAGTgtccattttcttttctttttcaccAGCCGAATTATAAAAGGTACATCCCCCACTCCTTGACGGTAAATGGAAATTGAACCATGGTCAGGTGAAGATTTTGTGATAAAGGGGCGGGCATTGCCAACATACTAAAGCCCCTATTTCTATACTAAATACATTGAAACTGTTCGCTTACGTCAAAAATAGCACACACAGTGTTGATATAGGCACTTGAAAGATTGAAGAGAGAGTAGTTCACTTTATCTCTCGTTAAATTCgcatataaataaaagaaaacctGATGTTTGAATGACATTATGTTCATGTGACTTCAAACTTATCCGACAGTGGTTAAATACATGAAGAcatctttaatatttttaatcTAGAACAAGCAATTTCTATAATTGTACGTATATGTCAAGATTAAGATGTTGGTATCTAGCGATAAACTTTTGCTTCGTATTGAAGGTTGAAACAGTATATCCGACAATATGGaagggttaaaaataatataCCCAACAATATGGGATCGTGCTACACGTATACAAGTCAACGTTGTATGTGTGCGGAGAAGTGCATTGTATGCATCAACatgaacaaataaacaattttttctCTAAGGTTACAGAATACGATGTTATGTTctcaaaaattaaatacaatttcataaatattggtaACACATAAAACAAAAAGTAGATTTCTATTTGttgttattcacaaatggaatATACGATGTGCAATAGAAAAGTAGAATATCGAATACTGCGTTTGATAACCCCCAACCAGATAAGTTACACTTGCGACTGTTACCACTGGTTGTGTTCATGCTTAACAATCGTAATTCAGATTTTACCTGATTGGATAATTGTATAACGATATAGATCcttgacatatttttttattcttgataaGAAATCTCCATACATTGGGATGCAAGAAGTTAACATTTATTCTGAAGGTGTGGAACTAGCATGTCTTATGCATACGCTTATACCAATATTTCATGTATTTCACCGTATTATATACTTTTGACATCATCGTGGAATCTTCACATTGGCATGTTaaggaaacaaaaacaatattcacCCTACTTTTGTCAGTATCATTAGGGAGAGAGAAAAAATCGCTCAACTACTTAACTAATCAGATAATTACAGTGTTGACAAACTCCCGTTTCTCACTAAAGTATTCGAGGACAAGTAAAAAATACTGGATTTGAACATTTAGAAATAAGATTGATATCAACACATTACATTTAGGATCAACACAGTGGGAGTGTTTTccatttgaatgaaaataataatatggctgcatatattttaaaattcatgaaatCATTATGTATATAATAGTTTGTGCTCGCGATCAAGCCTTTTCATGAATAATAAGTCCATGAACAAGTGAATACAACGTACGTGGTATTGGCAATAGTTTCCATTTAAATGACGTGTTGATTCTATGTATAGGGGAAATATCTTTACCAAGTAACAACTAGGCATAAAAGTGTAGGAATAATGAAAATCCACAAGAATGATCAAGAAAGAATTTATTGTTACCTACCAAAAGTCTTCTATCATCAATTCATATTGTCATTTCAATTTATTATCATACAATCTCAACAAATTAAACGAACGTGCttttaataatattatgtaaagaaaaaaatatgcaaataaattCTAGTGACAACATTCAGTCAACTCTTGATGTTGTAAATACTAACATCCAAACGTGTAAGTTGCGTCCTAATTCTGTTTAATTTGGTCCTTTTGGTGTTACACAAGTCTGCCGTTATGTCTGCAGTCACTTTAGAACACTTTAGTGAAGTGTGtgcttatatatttacataaattactgTTCAAAAGCACACGGCGTGTGCCAACCCTCTGATATAAAAAACCAATGTCTCACGAACTTTctgatatgtaaaaaaataaaaaggacATCACATTACTAAGTACAAGAGAAACATTGTGAATGACATGCCCGTTGTCTTTGTCAAAACAGACGCCATGCGGCTATTCCTCGTGACTGGCtgtgacgtatctagtgtgaacATATTGAGATAAAAACGAGTGTTATTGGTATCCTTAAGAGATTGGCAGGATTTCGTCGATTACGAATCTTAATTTCATGACGAATGAAATCTTATCACAACGATTGGTTTGCGAAGGGAAAAAAAACGACATACGCTTGTATATTGAATAATTACGAAGGGTTCCTTAGACTATATTTAAACTACCTCTTCAATGTTgcaaatacattaaatacataacaTTTCGCATTGCACATTACAAGAAGATCAAACTAAACCTGATGTGTTAGTTGTTCTCGCGTCAAATTGAAGACAAACAGCGTCTGATGCTAGCGTATTTGGCTGCAATGGCAGACCAAGAAGTGTTTTAGCTATAAATTGATGCAAGACGTTCTGACATTTGCCTTGCTAAACGGTGATCGATAATACTCTATATAAGTATGGGTATGTGTCCACTTTGATTTAACTACATAAAACTAacgcaaaatcgattttcgattgaacAGCAGTGTGTTTGGTTAAATATTCTTGCATATATTGAAGTCCGTGCATGACTTATAAAAGTTATGAAAAATGTATGACAATATCCATTACTATCCCATTTCATCGGATTTTTCCAATTATATTTAAGCAGTTTTACTTATGTGCTCTCCCTCAACACAAACCTAATGCTGCCTACCAATAATACAACAGTATTCTAGTAATTTTAAACCGTTGAATAAGTGGTTTCTGACATTAAAATGTATTACGCGGTTTCCACTATTTTCGTAAACACGCGCTAATTACATTATATATCTTAATTCTATCATGAAAACGTGAGTTTGTGAACTGTTTTGTCAATCAGATTGCGGTATTAACACCACTTTGTTCCTTGTAGAACAATTGAACAATTtcatgcaaaaataaacaaaaactacaaTCATCTGTCTATCACTCTTAACATTTTATGCGTATTAAAAAAAGGAACTCGAACCTGAAGCCGTCGATGAGATTTTTTTCCGATAAGCAAACAACCGATTTGcggtaaaaaatatattttctcgatCAAACATTGGTGAATGCGACGTAACTCACCATAATTTGAGtatcaacaaattaaaatttaattttgttttcgccTTACCAAAGTACAGAAAATGAACACAGTAgagcaaaataaaataatctaTACATAATTCTCTTTTAGCATTATCATTGTAAAGTATATATAGGTACAGTGAGCATGTATGTGTTCCTTTGATGAGTAACAATAAAACACTCGAGCTCGCGCCAGCATGGTTGCGTACGTAAAATCGAAAagtatttcataaattataaataacacaCTATGTTTATAAATCAAAAGCTTTATTTCACAACGTCAAACGCTAATATAAATACCAGTATCCAGGTTGTATGTTTCTATGTACTCATAGCCTTATTGTTATCAAAGTTCAATTTTACAAAACTTCAATCTTGATAGACACatacaatttaaagaaaatgcaaaaatgaataataaaaaactTAGTGTGGTACGATTTCTATTGAACGTACagtaattatttacatatatagtACACGAATAATACAAGCAAATTCtacaattaaaatatcaataaataataaactgtatatcaaataaaaatatgttgctGTTTTTCTTTGCATTAACCTTgataatgtaaaaatgttaatacTACAATCTCTTCTTTGGTCACAACATGTTATCATTctgatttgatttttttcttccaaGCGCATCACTAACATTAAAACCTGAAGATTTCGTCTTtaaacttaaggtagcgcacctctaatgggcacatatccaaatataatctaattaattattttcttaatcagcatcatttcactgaactacatgcaaatttgtaggtaggctttccatgctttttaaaaaaaataccgattttttcaaaaccacccccacgctcggcttttgtcccgtttattttcacccctggggtatataaaagttccataattcattcaaatttccaaatatgggcatgcagttggtgtgtacagatgctgtaaaggtgtttaaagtttaaacaatataaataagtattcttttaaagacatttattttttacaaatttttatctatggaagagcgccatgaaatgtaagtgatttaagccaagtaaaaattgggtcggttaaaaacaaagtgtcataaaattcaaaataatatcatttaagtcatattttaaacttagtttttatagaaacactatatacagcaaaaataccaagaactagacagattaaccgtttactttttgaaataaaaaataaaaatgcaacatgcatggttcgtattttcaacagtaaatcacccaatttcgccataacgttgttttaattttaataattgaagaatgtgcataaaaattgcaacacatttaacaataaatatagcttaaatgccatattaaatcaaattacgttagaaaataaataaaacgcgtaacaaaaaagtatacgtcgtcggcaggattcgaacctgcgcggtaatatcccaaaatatttctagtctatcgccttaaccactaggctacggcacctaatagtaggctcttcaaccttcgaagaaatcgcgggaaatcattagaggtgcgctaccttaataatattttttagacATCAAGCGTCGTCACGCACATCACTTGTGCTGTCCGGAAACACACGAACGCTTTTCGAGAGTAACGACGCTTTAAAATGAATAGCACATTTCCGAGCACTGACATCAGAGTTCCTACATTCTGAACAACTAAGTTTCGAAACCACACACTTTGCTGGCAACATTGGTGGCATAATGATCTTCACTATGTTTTCGCACGAAAGGCTATGGCTGCTGTACCTCTTGCTGAATCGGAAAAGATGTTTTACGATGTCGCTTGCTTCGTTTTGTGATGAATCTGCGGCGACGCGCATGCTCGGCTGAGATGTCATACACGTGCTCCGTTGTGACGTCATCGGGTTCGCTTCTTGTGCAGCTGGGAGCGAATCTCGCAGAACTGTACGCACAGTTGTTGTCATAGGCACATAAGGCACGTCCTCCtaagaaaattaataaaaaaatgttatcacgTTAGATGGCATGTGTAAATATAATATCGTTCAATATATTGCATATAATCAGATTTACCCTATAATTGAATGATTGACTTCCaatgcttatttaaaaataaataaaacgctttaaaaataattcacataCGATTGTAAAATAAAGTTGTGTCGTTTGAGCTTACAATTATTTGTACAAGTGGCATGCATTATACGTTAAAAACGTAACAGATTCGcccattgtttatatataatttatataacatTAACGTAAATGCGATGatcaaaagaaaataattttacataTGTTTCTGTACAATCTGCAGTCGAAATGTAACCtgataaataattacattttaaattttggaAAACATAACATACGTCTGTTTTATGTCGCTTCAGCACATTGTCGTCTGCTTCTGTTTGATCATGTGACATTCTCTTCCGTTTGTTATGTCTTGCTCGTCTGTTCTGGAACCAAACCTGcaaatgcacataaacaatcgACACGATTATAGAACTTAAAAGTAATGCGTCAAGGGAAATAACTCACATTTTACATTAGCGATTGCGTGTGCGAATCCTCGAGTTGCCTCGAGTTTTTCTAATAACAACGTagatataaacaaaataacacaatatgtTAGGTATTGTAACAAGACTagtgaaatatca contains the following coding sequences:
- the LOC127879113 gene encoding uncharacterized protein LOC127879113, which codes for MDTHSHIDNGSTSEYDICCLACEEEGLNQAALFYCKECQKSYCHKCVELHNKLYRKHTVLGREALALIQKKRDLEGNVERLQTVYQDVRKEIKDLRKTLNETLDTIERNTVKELDTLLATLKSSQKAEIDKCNSVLAKMQKINDTTPDIEKSSETTSLFWYRNYIEQSYETQYLLSNVMAVNSVPTITFSPDPLIGQTLTFSYLGKFMNPNNHLSVNRKETHEVKFKKDKEKCCITGICEMGTGEFMIIDWNNRAVKLLDSNYKVISYSELPDNPWFMSRIDSDLVAVTVNNHHVHVIRVKRGQLVWDKTLKFEHICTGIFHHDDKLLITSGTALYLYILEWELVTKMYEDTSHMSTVTSCAVSPDGTRIYVADRTNNKLKTLSKDGTVISTLTDSALQWEGIHALPSLHVTETGQVLVCCALSDTIIQVDIDGRKILAHVVKSKDGVIMPTSVYYSARKLLIVGRFRNKKILVFKCN
- the LOC127880333 gene encoding paired mesoderm homeobox protein 1-like isoform X1, encoding MDNSVMREMGTHYEAAYAWSSNSSLEGGPSRRRRSRTIFPPTALLRMEAEFAQNQYPDGWRRDMIAREIGFTEARIQVWFQNRRARHNKRKRMSHDQTEADDNVLKRHKTDEDVPYVPMTTTVRTVLRDSLPAAQEANPMTSQRSTCMTSQPSMRVAADSSQNEASDIVKHLFRFSKRYSSHSLSCENIVKIIMPPMLPAKCVVSKLSCSECRNSDVSARKCAIHFKASLLSKSVRVFPDSTSDVRDDA
- the LOC127880333 gene encoding paired mesoderm homeobox protein 1-like isoform X2, producing MEAEFAQNQYPDGWRRDMIAREIGFTEARIQVWFQNRRARHNKRKRMSHDQTEADDNVLKRHKTDEDVPYVPMTTTVRTVLRDSLPAAQEANPMTSQRSTCMTSQPSMRVAADSSQNEASDIVKHLFRFSKRYSSHSLSCENIVKIIMPPMLPAKCVVSKLSCSECRNSDVSARKCAIHFKASLLSKSVRVFPDSTSDVRDDA